The nucleotide window CGCTGGCCCGACCAGCGTGCGAGCAGCAGTGTGAGGGTGGTGAGCAGCACCATGAACAGCGTGGCCGTCTCCCGGCTGCCCACCTCGCGCAGCCGCTTCACCAGTGCGCCCGGGATGGTGAACCCGTGGGTCGCACCCGCGAAGTCCATCCGGCCGGGGCGCGGCCGGTCGGTGGGCAGCTCCAGCGCGGGCGGGTCGCTCAGCCGTTCGCGCCAGTAGCTCAGTTCATCGTCAAGGCGGCAGTCGGCCACCAGCTCGCGCTGCCAACGGGCGTAGTCCGCGTACTGCACCGGCAGCGGCTCGACGTCGGGGGCACGGTTCTCCAGGCGGGCCGTGTAGAACTCCAGCAGCTCCTGCAGGTGGATCTGCGGAGCCCAGCCGTCGTTCACCGCATGGTGCATGCACCAGCAGACGAGGTGGTCGTCCTCGCCGATCCGCACGACGGTCACCCGTACGAGCGGTTCGTTGGCGATGTCGAAGACCCAGCGCATGGCGGACGTGATGACCGCACCCGCGGCGGTCTGGGGGGCATCCTCGCCCGAGACATCCAGGTACGTGAAGAAGTCGCCCAGTTCGGGCCGGATCTCCAGCCCGGACCTGCCGTCGGCCTCGACGAGATTGGATCGCAGCACTTCGTGGTGCCACGCCAGGTCCTCCCAGGCGAGCCTGAACTTCTCGACGTCCAGGGGGCCGCGGTACCGGGAGGCGCCGGGGAGGTTGTAGAGCGTGGTCGTCGGGTCGAGCTGGTGGTGGAACCACATGCGCTCCTGCCCGTACGACAGCACCGGCTCCCCGCCCGGGACGATCGGCGGCAACTCGGCGTCGGGCACCTCGGGGACGACCGGGGCCGTCGGCGCGCCGGCGGCGCTCGGCGATTCCGGCGCGGGCGCGGGCGTCGCCCGGTCGTCAATGGCCTTGGCGAGCGAGCTGATGACGGGGTGGTCGTAGATGTCCGCCATCTTGAGCCGGACCCCATGCTGCTTCCGTACCCGCTCCAGGAGCTGGAGAGCGATGACGGAGTTGCCGCCGATGGAGAAGTAGTCCGCGTCGGCCGGGACCTCATCCGCGTGCAGGAGCTCGACGAGGGCGTCCCGCAGCCAGTCCAGTACGGTGCCGGATTCTTCGGTCCGTTGCTCGCCGGGCGCGCGGACCGGCTCCCCGGTGGCCGGTGCCGGTGCCGGGGCCGGGGCCTGTGCCAGGGCGGGAGCGGGAGCAGGATTCGGAGCGGGAGCAGGAGCCGGAGCAGTGGGCTGACGGAATGCTTCGTCGAAGGACAGCACCTCACCCAGTGGCCCGGCCCAGCAGGGAACGCCGGTGAACGGATGTCCCGGCAGCGGAACCCGGCCTGCCGACGGGTCGGCCCGCAGCGCCGACCAGTCCAGCGGGACGCCTTCCTCGTACAACCTGCCCAGCAGCTCCAGGACGGCGGCGTCGGCGTCGGCGGCACCGGGCCGCAGGCAGAGCACGCGGGCGTCCGCGCGGTCGTGGAGACGGGCCGTCAACCGGTCGCTGAGCTCGCCACGGGACGCCAGCTCCACGAACACCACGGGGCCGTCGCAGAGTTGCTCGTCGGCCGCCGCGTGGAGCTGGTCCAGCCGCAGCGGGTCGCCCGCCACCGCGGGGTCCTGCCCGCTGCGTGCCGCCCGCAGCGTGGCGGTGTCCTCGGTGCTGAGGTCGCCCCGCAGGTACCGGGCGGTGTAGCGGGAGATCCCCGAACTCATCAGCCCGTCCGGCGAGACGCCGGCCCGGACCAGCCGCTGGTACGCCGCGAGCTGTCCGCCCGCCATCGCGGCCCGGTCGGACGGCAGGGGCAACTCGTCCGGCAACCGGTCCGGAAGCCGATCGCCCAGCTCGTCGTGCGGGGCATCTGCGGAGAGCAGGAAGACCACCCGAGGTGCGGCCATGGCGCCAGTGGCAGCTGTCCCGGGCGACTCGGGCGTCCCGGGCGTCCCGGGCGTCCTGGGCGTCTCGGGCGACTCGAGCCGACGCCAGGTGACCTCGGCGGCCAGGCGTGCCGCGAGCTCAGAGGTCTCCCGGGCGACCACGGACACACGGTGGGGGTCGTGGTCCCTGCCCTCGTTCAGTGTCCGTGCGACGGCGGCCAGCGGCTGGGCGCCGTCGCGCAGGGCGAGCGACAGCCGCTCGCACTGGGAGAGCAGGTCCGCCCGGCTGCGGGCGGACACCGCGATCAGCTGCGGGGGGCTGCCGGCGGGGCGTACCGGGGCGGTCACCGGGGGCTGCTCCACCACGCAGTGCGCGTTGAGGCCGCCGAGGCTGAACGAGCTCACGCCCGCCCGGCGCGTCTCGTCGTCCCACTGCTCGAGCGAGGTGACGACCTCGAGGCGGGCGCCTTCGAGATCGACCTCGTCGGCGGGCTCCTCGAAGTGCAGCGAGGGATACAGCTCGCCGTGGCGCACGCTGAGTACCGCCTTGACCAGCCCGGCGATTCCCGCGGCGTGGTCCAGGTGCCCGATGTTGGTCTTGACCGAGCCCACCTTCACCGTCCCCTCGCCGTCGGGACGGGCGAGGGCCAGGCCCTCGGCCTCGACCGCGTCGCCGAGCCGGGTGCCCGAACCGTGTGTCTCGATGTATCCGGCGGTCGCCGGGTCCAGCGAGGCATTGCGCCACGCCTTGGTGATGACCTGGGCCTGCGAGCGGGCACTCGGTGTACTGATGGTCGCGGAATGCCGGCCGTTGTGCACCACGGCGCTGCCGCGGATCACGGCATGGATGAACGCACCCTCCGCCCACGCCCGTTCCAGCGTGGTGAGGACCACCACCGCGCCGCCCTCACCCCAGCCCGCACCGTCCGCGGCACGGTCGAACGCGCGGGACCGGGCGGTGGGCGAGGCGATGCCGGGGAAGTCGGCCATCGTGGCCGTCGGCGGCACGATGTGGCGCAGGCTCACGCCGCCCACGACGGCGTGGTCCGCGTCGCCGTCGCCGAGTTCACGGCATGCCTGGTGGACGGCGACGAGTGAGCCGTTGCAGCCGGTGTCCACGCCGTAGCAGGGGCCGGTGAACCCGAAGTGGTGGGAGATCCTGGCCGGCAGGGCGCAGGGGATGTTTCCGTTCATGCTGAGGGTGCCCTGCTCACGCACCAGCGGCGCGTAGCCGTTGCCCGGGGAGCTGAAGATCACCGCTGTCTGGCTGTCCCGGAGCCGGGACGGGGCGTATCCGGCGTTCTCCAGCGCCTCCTGGGTGAGCTGGAGTGCCAGCCGGTGCTGCGGGTCGGTCACCTCCGCTTCGCGCCGGGACAGCCCGAAGCGCTGGTGGTCGAAGAGGTCGATCCGCTCCAGGTAGCCCTGCTCCGGGTAGTCCTGGCGGGGATCGAGCCCTGTACTGCGGATCCGTTCCGGAGGGATCGGACGTACCGAGTCCCGCCCCGCCCGCAGGTTCGCCCGGAAGGCGGCAAGGGAATCCGCCTGCGGGAATCTCGTGGCGATGCCGATCACCGCGACGGCCGGTCTGCCGTGTGTCACGCCCGTACCGCTCATGTCGCCTCTCCGTTCATGCGTGTCAGAGCTCGTATGCGGCCGGTGGGGCGTGTTCCTCGTCCGGTGCGCGCTCGCCCAGGCGGTCGGCGATCCGCTGCGCCTGGGCGGCGATGGTGACGTAGTCGAACAGCTCGCCCACCCGCAGCGCCTCGGGCCAGCGCCGGTCCAGCCTGTCGTGCAGGTCGACGACCTTGATCGAACTCCCGCCGACGGCGAAGAAGTTGTCGTCCGCGGCGGAGTCGGAGTGCCCGAGGACCTCCGCCCAGATCCGGCCGACGGCGAGCCGGTGCCTGCTCCAGTCCCCGTCCGCGGTGTCTTCGGAGGACTGCCGGTCTGTCGGGATCAGCGTGCGGAGCGTGGCCCGGTCCGCCTTGGTGCTGCGGTCGAGCGGTATGTGGTCGACCGGTACGAACAGAGTCGGTGTGGCCTGCTCCACCAGCCGGCCCCGGCAGTGTCTGCGCAGCTCCGAGGCGTCCGGCGGCCTGCTGCCGGGTGTCGGCAGGACGAATGCGATCACCCGCGGCTCGTCCTGCCCGGCACGCTCGCAGAGCACCACGGCCTGCTCCACGCCCGCATGGCGTTCCAGCGCGCTCTCGATCTCGCCGAGTTCGATCCGCGTACCGCGGATCTTGGCCTGGTCGTCCGTTCTGCCGTGGTAGTGCAGCGCGCCCCGCTCGTCGACGCTGGCGATGTCCCCGGTGCGGTAGAGGCGCCCGCCCGGCCGCCCGAACGGGTCCGCGACGAATCGCTCGGCCGTACGGGCCGGCTGGTTGGCGTAGCCGAGTGCCACGAGGGAGCCGCCGACGTAGAGCTCGCCCCGCTCCCCGGCCGGGACTTCACGCAGTCGCTCGTCCAGTACCCGGGTCTGCGCTCCCGGCCAGGGCCGCCCGATGGGGACACGGTCCCGGGACGGGTCCGGATCGGTCTCCACCGTGCAGGCGATGGTCGTCTCGGTGGGCCCGTACTCGTTGATGATCCG belongs to Streptomyces sp. NBC_01454 and includes:
- a CDS encoding non-ribosomal peptide synthetase yields the protein MTRRPGGTGEFAPADTPGEERPVWAAFRRQVVRVPEATALLIGGVSLTYRELDHASAGLAQLLWQHGLRPGRVVCVRTQQSALSVVAMLAALRTGATWAVLEPELPVGRFEALCRDVDCAVVLSEDSDAVPASVLAAMPAPPTVVDAADLQLTRLVEAGQELPTDPYPPVPEQSPAYVAYTSGSTGVPKGVLVSRGQLATSISCRGPVYGTEHSVFLIALRLSFDGILGGMFWSLTDGHTLVLPDARQLVHVAEFTRLAREHRVTHLFNIPSYYRAVLQDPGGLPDTLRMVVVGGEECTPQLVGAHHERLPRTRIINEYGPTETTIACTVETDPDPSRDRVPIGRPWPGAQTRVLDERLREVPAGERGELYVGGSLVALGYANQPARTAERFVADPFGRPGGRLYRTGDIASVDERGALHYHGRTDDQAKIRGTRIELGEIESALERHAGVEQAVVLCERAGQDEPRVIAFVLPTPGSRPPDASELRRHCRGRLVEQATPTLFVPVDHIPLDRSTKADRATLRTLIPTDRQSSEDTADGDWSRHRLAVGRIWAEVLGHSDSAADDNFFAVGGSSIKVVDLHDRLDRRWPEALRVGELFDYVTIAAQAQRIADRLGERAPDEEHAPPAAYEL
- a CDS encoding condensation domain-containing protein, coding for MSGTGVTHGRPAVAVIGIATRFPQADSLAAFRANLRAGRDSVRPIPPERIRSTGLDPRQDYPEQGYLERIDLFDHQRFGLSRREAEVTDPQHRLALQLTQEALENAGYAPSRLRDSQTAVIFSSPGNGYAPLVREQGTLSMNGNIPCALPARISHHFGFTGPCYGVDTGCNGSLVAVHQACRELGDGDADHAVVGGVSLRHIVPPTATMADFPGIASPTARSRAFDRAADGAGWGEGGAVVVLTTLERAWAEGAFIHAVIRGSAVVHNGRHSATISTPSARSQAQVITKAWRNASLDPATAGYIETHGSGTRLGDAVEAEGLALARPDGEGTVKVGSVKTNIGHLDHAAGIAGLVKAVLSVRHGELYPSLHFEEPADEVDLEGARLEVVTSLEQWDDETRRAGVSSFSLGGLNAHCVVEQPPVTAPVRPAGSPPQLIAVSARSRADLLSQCERLSLALRDGAQPLAAVARTLNEGRDHDPHRVSVVARETSELAARLAAEVTWRRLESPETPRTPGTPGTPESPGTAATGAMAAPRVVFLLSADAPHDELGDRLPDRLPDELPLPSDRAAMAGGQLAAYQRLVRAGVSPDGLMSSGISRYTARYLRGDLSTEDTATLRAARSGQDPAVAGDPLRLDQLHAAADEQLCDGPVVFVELASRGELSDRLTARLHDRADARVLCLRPGAADADAAVLELLGRLYEEGVPLDWSALRADPSAGRVPLPGHPFTGVPCWAGPLGEVLSFDEAFRQPTAPAPAPAPNPAPAPALAQAPAPAPAPATGEPVRAPGEQRTEESGTVLDWLRDALVELLHADEVPADADYFSIGGNSVIALQLLERVRKQHGVRLKMADIYDHPVISSLAKAIDDRATPAPAPESPSAAGAPTAPVVPEVPDAELPPIVPGGEPVLSYGQERMWFHHQLDPTTTLYNLPGASRYRGPLDVEKFRLAWEDLAWHHEVLRSNLVEADGRSGLEIRPELGDFFTYLDVSGEDAPQTAAGAVITSAMRWVFDIANEPLVRVTVVRIGEDDHLVCWCMHHAVNDGWAPQIHLQELLEFYTARLENRAPDVEPLPVQYADYARWQRELVADCRLDDELSYWRERLSDPPALELPTDRPRPGRMDFAGATHGFTIPGALVKRLREVGSRETATLFMVLLTTLTLLLARWSGQRDIVVGTSTVGRSRPELWGLLGFFNNTIALRSDLSGDPSFRELLRQVRGVVLGALDHQEIPFDKVVREVAVDRDPSRHPLFDVMYVHQTLPPAGAFGEIVTGPAHDPEIIPHFPGLPPGTAKFDLSMVVGELADEDEIVVMMEYATQLFDADTISAMSEAFMELLHAVADNEDTRYSDLPGGPPPVPGPVADRPDPLPAPVVPVATPVVSCLELRGEVRLPALRTALEELAERHEVLRAGTVEAVGHGSPLGDGFFTTADVSGESEPLDTAREIAQAEAALVLDPASGRRLHALLATTGPAQHVLLVTTHQQAYDGGQPEVFFGDLLALYGTRLDGRRAELPELAELAELAELPTLPGEHTEPWTGPRRADSLAYWRRTLTGVADGAPPPDRARPAHGTRATATLGSRIPDDLAQAVGRSGARESVLAAVAALLARHTEADEALIGLTGTALPLSAARTRVGPFAPSLPLRLDLAGDPSFERLTDRVRRALTGAAEHREVPLADLVRAAGVPDEPGRAPLFDVAYSYQALPATLGSVAGVEASPVRWPGTDAGRLTLPPDRSELDLSWSVVEGPGRNELSVSLDYRTELFDRSSARALVEGLLAMLRATTRAPGAPLSSLWPLRTTTSASTPAKPATARPAHTD